The proteins below come from a single Solidesulfovibrio fructosivorans JJ] genomic window:
- a CDS encoding ferritin-like domain-containing protein yields the protein MANFFSGSDIVGTAIEIERRGRNVYSKAAAAATNPDVKNFLQFFAGEEARHQAIFEAMAGRIGKIEIPAGSDEAEYMDYVQALLDSHALFCGGAPEKDLANAADPIEAIELASRFEKDTILYFREMMDLLPQNESDIVKQCLNEERGHLRQLRAMLVKLRNQA from the coding sequence ATGGCTAACTTTTTTAGCGGCAGCGACATCGTCGGCACGGCCATCGAGATCGAGCGCCGGGGCCGCAACGTCTATTCCAAGGCGGCGGCCGCCGCCACCAACCCGGACGTCAAGAACTTCCTGCAGTTCTTTGCCGGCGAGGAAGCCCGCCACCAGGCTATTTTCGAGGCCATGGCCGGCCGCATCGGCAAGATCGAGATCCCGGCCGGCAGCGACGAAGCGGAATACATGGACTACGTCCAGGCCCTGCTCGATTCCCATGCCCTTTTCTGCGGCGGGGCTCCGGAAAAGGACCTGGCCAACGCGGCCGACCCCATCGAGGCCATCGAGCTGGCCAGCCGGTTCGAAAAGGACACCATCCTCTACTTTCGCGAGATGATGGACCTTCTGCCGCAAAACGAGTCCGATATCGTCAAGCAGTGCCTGAACGAGGAGCGCGGGCACCTGCGCCAGCTGCGCGCCATGCTGGTGAAACTGCGCAACCAGGCCTAA
- a CDS encoding two-component system sensor histidine kinase NtrB — MSSQAKTSSGSAAPEAHKLPQHVLRLSPGPLRTMPFRRLTLDVARDGRESFMTPSRLRSCQAAPDPGRPDDGMAHPPTLEDLIGIEHSKLGFYQELRQKVQELQEAHEESEVRRQEIAAILDGITDIMMVLSKDLRIISVNHVFHELFNIPRPEGQHCYRIFREGEHPCPECPAHRSFKSNAVCRCMGTFKIGGVPRRFEMVASPIHNPDSPESRILIFKRDVTLETEYQSKYYQAEKMATIGMLAAGVAHEINNPLTAVYGLAEGIRRRLPAIQERVSEALYADVAEYTETILMECRRCRDIVRSMLSFSRPHTLAFSPVCLNEVVTDTLNILRGHLEACGKQGLRLTVNLFDPLPTVPGDEAQLKQVLLNILVNSMDAIAGEGEITITTHPENDNTVNLSVEDTGCGIPPENMDKLFNPFFTTKPVGKGIGIGLAACYGIVREHHGFIEVASEVGLGTHVTVKLPLDSGQPSE, encoded by the coding sequence ATGTCCTCACAGGCCAAGACGTCCTCCGGTTCCGCCGCCCCCGAGGCGCACAAGCTGCCGCAGCACGTCTTGCGTCTTTCCCCGGGACCGCTTCGGACCATGCCTTTCCGCCGCCTGACCCTCGACGTGGCCAGAGATGGCCGTGAATCCTTCATGACGCCCTCGAGACTGCGGTCGTGCCAGGCCGCGCCCGACCCGGGCCGCCCGGACGACGGCATGGCCCACCCGCCGACGCTGGAAGACCTCATCGGCATCGAGCACAGCAAGCTCGGCTTTTACCAGGAACTGCGCCAGAAAGTGCAGGAACTCCAGGAAGCCCATGAGGAATCGGAAGTGCGCCGCCAGGAGATCGCGGCCATCCTCGACGGCATCACCGACATCATGATGGTGCTGTCCAAGGACCTGCGCATCATCTCCGTCAACCACGTCTTCCACGAACTTTTCAACATCCCCCGGCCCGAGGGGCAGCACTGCTACCGCATCTTCCGCGAGGGCGAACACCCCTGTCCCGAGTGTCCGGCCCACCGGTCCTTCAAGTCCAACGCCGTGTGCCGCTGCATGGGGACCTTCAAGATCGGGGGGGTGCCCCGCCGCTTCGAAATGGTGGCCTCGCCCATTCACAACCCCGACAGCCCGGAGTCCCGCATCCTCATCTTCAAACGCGACGTCACCCTGGAGACGGAATACCAGTCCAAGTATTACCAGGCCGAAAAGATGGCCACCATCGGCATGCTGGCCGCGGGCGTGGCCCACGAGATCAACAACCCGCTCACCGCCGTCTACGGCCTGGCCGAGGGCATCCGCCGCCGGCTGCCCGCCATCCAGGAGCGCGTAAGCGAGGCCCTTTACGCCGACGTGGCCGAATACACCGAAACCATCCTCATGGAATGCCGGCGCTGCCGCGACATCGTGCGTTCCATGCTGTCCTTCTCCCGGCCCCACACCCTGGCTTTTTCGCCGGTGTGCCTAAACGAGGTCGTGACGGACACCTTGAACATTCTGCGCGGCCACCTGGAGGCGTGCGGCAAGCAGGGCCTGCGCCTGACCGTCAATCTCTTCGATCCCCTGCCCACCGTGCCCGGCGACGAGGCGCAGCTCAAGCAGGTGCTTTTAAACATCCTCGTCAACTCCATGGACGCCATTGCCGGCGAAGGCGAAATCACCATCACCACGCATCCGGAAAACGACAACACCGTCAATTTGTCCGTGGAGGATACCGGCTGCGGCATCCCGCCGGAGAACATGGACAAGCTCTTCAACCCCTTTTTCACCACCAAGCCCGTGGGCAAGGGCATTGGCATCGGCCTTGCCGCCTGCTACGGCATCGTGCGCGAACACCACGGCTTTATCGAAGTGGCCAGCGAAGTGGGCCTCGGCACCCACGTCACGGTGAAACTCCCTTTGGACAGCGGCCAACCCAGTGAATAA